AAGAATCAAGCAATGTTAAAGCAAATAATGTAACAAATACTAAAAGTAATAGAGTGGAAATTAATGAAACTATAGTTAATAAAGAGAAAAATAATAAAGAAGAAATTACTAATACTGCTAATCATACTGAAAATATAGAGAAAGTTTATAAAAATACTGAAAATATAAATGAAAGAAACAAGATTAATATAGTAAACACAGAAGAAAACATAAATAAGTCGTTAAATAATACCATTGAACCAATATATATAAGAACAACGGATAGTGATGAACATAGGTTAAAAAGATTAGAAGAAAAGCTAGATAAAATAAATAAAAAGATTGATAAAAAGTAGAGGAGTTGAGTATTCAGCTTCTCTACTTTTTAGTCTATGTTTTGATAGGATAATGTACTGTTGTAAATAATTTTTACAAACATAAAACAAAATTTGACTTATATCAAAAAAAGCAATATAATATATTTAGAAAATTAATAAGTAGGTGGAGAAAAATGCTAAAGAAAATAGGAAAAAAGAAAATAATCAAGGTTTTAATAGCTGCAGTTTTAGCTATAGTTAGCCTTTATGGACTATATAATGCTGTAGTTCCTAAAGATAAGGTAAATATAAAATATGGAAAATATATAAGAGCAGTATCAAAAATAGATGTGGACCAAAGAATAGAAGAAAATATGATAGCTGAAGATATAATGCCTATAGATAATATTTCTCCTGGAGCAATTACAGAGAAAGCTGAAATAATTGGTAAATACGCTGCTTCTGATATTTATCCTGATGAATTAATTAGGAAAGAAAGGATTAAAAAAGAAAAAGATAGTGAATATCAAGGTGAAGAGAGAAGAGTACGAATATACACTAACTTAATGGCTTATGGAGGAGTAGGACCGGGAGATAGAGCAGATCTTGTTTATACAGGTGAAAATGTAGGAGTAATAAAATATGAGGGGGTTTTAGTAGAAAATGTACTTAATGAAGATGGTGTTGAGCTTAGTAATATAAAGGAAGATAAGTTTAATAAAGAAAGCAGAAGGCCTTATATAATAGAGTTAAAAACAAGTCAGGAAATGGCTTTAAATATTGCAACACTACAAGGAAATGAAAACGAAGTAAAGTTTAAATTAATTAAATGGACAGAAAGAAGTTTAGAACAAGATACAGAAGGAAAAATTTTAAATTTAGATGAAGCTTTAGGAATAGATAGAGACAAAAAAGAGACTCCTGTTAAAGTTAGAAAAGGAGGTCAATAAGATTGAGAAAACTAATTACTGCTACTGGAGTTGAAGCACTAAATGCGGTTTTAAGGAGAAAAAGAGCAAATAAAAACACTCTGCAGAGATATTGAATATCAAGAAGAGCTTTTTAATGTATTGGCAACTGAAGACCCAGATGTACTTTTAATAATAGATAAACTTAGTGGACCGTTTTCAAAATTTGAGCTAGTAGATGAAATATTAAAGATGAATAAAAAAATGAAAATAATTTACATATTAAAGGAGCCAGATGATACAAACTTTATAAGATATTTAAGAGAGAAAGGGATTAGAGACTATTTTGATGCTTCAGATACGGATGTAGAAGGTGAACTTATTCCATCAATACTATTTGAAGATACGGTAAAAGAAGAAGTGAAAAAGATTATTGAGGCAGATAAAGAAATAGCAACAGCAAGTGAAGAAAAAACAGTTAAAAAAGTATATGTAAAAAAAGAAGTAGTAACTATAGCATCACCTGGAGGAGGAGGGGTAGGAAAAACAACACTGGCAATTAATATAGGATTATTAGCAGCAATAAAAAATAAAAAAGCCAAAGTTATAGTAGTGGATTTCAATGATGAAAAACCAGATATAGCACTTAATTTAAATTTCAACGAAACAAAAGGACTTGAGGGGATTTTAGAAGATATTAAAGAAGAAAATTTTAATAAAGAAAGCATTTATAAAAATATAGAGCAATATAACTCA
The Caldisalinibacter kiritimatiensis genome window above contains:
- a CDS encoding SAF domain-containing protein; this translates as MLKKIGKKKIIKVLIAAVLAIVSLYGLYNAVVPKDKVNIKYGKYIRAVSKIDVDQRIEENMIAEDIMPIDNISPGAITEKAEIIGKYAASDIYPDELIRKERIKKEKDSEYQGEERRVRIYTNLMAYGGVGPGDRADLVYTGENVGVIKYEGVLVENVLNEDGVELSNIKEDKFNKESRRPYIIELKTSQEMALNIATLQGNENEVKFKLIKWTERSLEQDTEGKILNLDEALGIDRDKKETPVKVRKGGQ
- a CDS encoding AAA family ATPase; amino-acid sequence: MATEDPDVLLIIDKLSGPFSKFELVDEILKMNKKMKIIYILKEPDDTNFIRYLREKGIRDYFDASDTDVEGELIPSILFEDTVKEEVKKIIEADKEIATASEEKTVKKVYVKKEVVTIASPGGGGVGKTTLAINIGLLAAIKNKKAKVIVVDFNDEKPDIALNLNFNETKGLEGILEDIKEENFNKESIYKNIEQYNSKHHNFFILTGLKSLIETSTYTISHYRYIIDALKDEFDLVIIDTGSFKAASTYSSIEKSTKIIWIVRETESTLKSLKEKLDFFENDLDIRIKDRSEIMLNMTVGYEELERDENIKEIFEQEPIAKIRYNPQIVFEAKNIVLLYYQKVLKVKHLRKKYKRLKRH